GGTGTCGTTCAATACCAGGAGATCGCCCAGACGGAGATACTCTTCAATGGCGGCGAAGGAGTCCCGGTGTTCGAGGCGGCCGCTTTCCCGATGGAGGACCAGAAGACGCGAGGCCTCGCGTCGTTCCGCCGGCCGATAGGCGATGAGTTCTTCCGGAAGCTCATAATCGTAAGCCTCAAGCCGGAACTCCTCCGGAATCTCCGAGGAGATATTTTCGGAGAAACTCCCGATTCTCGCGTGTGATTTTTTCATAGCGCTCGCGCACCTCGGGGCCTAGATAGGGAACGAGCCCGGAAAGGGCCTCCCGGGGATAGAGAGGGTCTTCCTCCCGGGGGTCGAAAAGAAGGATAAGGTATTGTTCTACCGCTCGCAAGAAGGCGTAGTGTTCCCGAAGGGCGGGGCCCTCGGGAAGGAGTCCGAGGAGTTTTGGGGTACGCGTTTCGGTAAATTCCGGGGTCTGAGAGAGCCGGCGCAGGGCTGCGGCCATGGCCAGGAACTCTAGGTCGGCGAGCGCCCCGTAGCCCAGCTTGGGAGAGAAAGATCTCTCGTCCTCTCGGGCCCGCTCCCTTTCCATGTAAAGACGCATCTCGTAAAGTTCCCGAGCCTCGGCCTCCGAAAGCCCCTTTCGGGCCAGTTCTTTTCTTACGGCCAGGTTGGTGCGGCGGCCCAAGTCCCGATCTCCGGCCAGGGGCCGCAGGCGGACAGCCGCAGCCCTTTCCCAGAGCCGAGCCTCCTCCCGATAATAGGTGAGAAGCCCGGAAAGGGAGCTTACCAGCGGCCCCTTACGCCCTTCGGGCCGCAGACGAGCGTCCACCGGATAGCCCTCCCCCTCGGGGGTCTTGAGCGTGAGGTAGGAAAGATAACGCTGGGCCACCCGGCTCCAGTAATAACCGGCCTCAGGAGGTCCTTCGTAGACGAAAAGGAGGTCCAGATCGGAACGGAAGCCCATCTCCCGGGCCCCGAGCTTTCCCAGAGCCAGCACGGCGAAGGGTCCCGGGGGCGGACCGTGTTTTTCCCGCACTTCCCGGAGCACGATCTCCAGGGTTAGACGGGCAAAAACTTTGGCCAGGCGGGTGAGTTCCTCGGTGGCCTTTTCCACGGTGAGGAGGCCTTCGAGACAGCCGGCGGCGGTACGGAAGCATGTTTCGTTTTTGAGGATCCTCAGGGTCCCCAAGGCCTCGTCCAGGGGAAGGCCCTGGAGCATGGAAGCCAGGGCCTCGGGCTTTTGGGGGGCTTCGGGTTCAAAAAGGGCCTCCACCGCCCGGGGTTCTCCTTCGGTCAGGTACCAGAGATATTCCGAACGGGAAAGGAGCCTCAGGAGGCGGGGGAGGCCCTCGGGGGCCTTTTCCAGGGCCGAAAGGAGGCTCAGGCGTCCACCCAGGCGGTCAAAAAAGGTGAGAAACCGGGAGAGGGCCCGGCCGCGGTCCTCTTCGGCCAGTACGGCTTCAAAAAGCAGGGGAAGAAGGCGCCTTAGGATTTGGGCCTTGCGGGTAAGTAAAGGCCCTCGGGAGGAAAGCTTTCGCCGGAGCTCGTCCAGAAGGTGTTCGGGGATCTCCGCACAGGCTGCGGCCTGCGCCAGAGGACCGTTTTCGTAGACGGCTTTGACCAGAAGCTCTACCACTTCCGATCTTTCCCGGGGGCAGGTGGGGGCCAGGAAGGCCCCGAAGGCCCGGGAAACCTCCTCGCGGATGCGGGAAAGGTGCTCCAGGAAGGACTTTTCGTCTTCAAAGCCGAGGCTTTGGGCCAAAAGGAGCCGGGCCAGAGGTTCTTTCGGAAGGCGGAAGGTCTGCTGAAAGTGGCGGGTCTGGAGGCGGTGTTCCACGGTGCGCAGGAAGAGGTAGGCTTCCCGGAGGCGCCGGGCTTCTTCCTCCTTCAGGATGCCCCGTCGGCGCAGGCGGGCCAGGGCGGCCAGCACCCGCCGGCTGCGCAACTCCGGGTGTTTCCCTCCGTAGATAGCCTGGAGACCCTGGACCAGGAACTCCACCTCCCGGATCCCGCCCCGGCCCACCTTGAGGTCCTCCTCGGCCCCCCGGCGGCGGGCCTCCCGCTGGATGCGTTCTTTAAGATCCCGCAGGTGTTCCAGGAAGGCAAAATCCAGATACCGGGGATAGATTACCGGACGCAGGGCTGCAAGAAGGGCGTATCCGGCGGCCAGATTCCCGGCCACCGGACGGGCCCGGATGAGGGCCAGGCGCTCGAAGGGATGACTGGCGTAAAGATAGTAGTCTCGGGCGTAGCGCAGGCTTACCGCCAACTCTCCTTCTTTCCCTCCGGGGCGCAAGCGCAGGTCCACCTTCCAGAGGCGGTCGCCCTCAAAGAGGGTGTCGAGAAGCCGGGTAAGGGTCTCGAAGACCTGGATGGCCCGGAGCTTATCCACTCCGGGGAGAAAAAAGTAGGCCAGATCGAGGTCGGAGGCGTAGTTGAGTTCCCGACCGCCGAATTTCCCGAAGGCCAGCACCACCAAGTCCTCGGGGGAAAGGCCCTTCCAGCGGGCCAGGGTCCTGAGGGCCGAGGAGACCAGGGCCTCGGCCAGCCGGGTCACCCGCCGGGCGGTGAGCTCAAAGGATTCTCCAGCCAGATCCCGGGCCAGGATCTTGAGAATTTCGCGTTGTTTCAGGGGAAGAAGTCCCCGGGCCGCTTCCCGCAGTCCCCGGGCCTGGGAAAGGGCCAGGCGGGCCTCCTGCGAAAGCTCCCGGGCTCCGAGAATTCTCAGGGGCTCCGGGCGAAGGAAAGGGGCCAGGATCTCGGATCGGGTGGTGAGAAGACGTGCGGCATAGGGAGAAAAGGTGAGAAGCTTTGCAAGATAAGGAAAATGGGGAGAGGCCCGGGCGGCCCTAAGGACCTGCGGGCCCAGGTTTTCGGAAAGACGTTCCAGTTGCCTCTCAAGGAGTTCTTCCACACTTAAGAGGAGGAAGCGTAGCTATGGAGCCCCGAGAGCCAGAAGTTCACCCCGAAATAGGTGAAAAGGACGGCGGCAAAACCTATGATGGCCAGGCCGGCCATGCGTTTTCCGGTCCAGCTCCGGGTAAGCCGGGCGTGGATGGCCGCGGCATAGATAAACCAGGTGATAAGAGACCAGGTCTCCTTGGGGTCCCAGCTCCAGTAGGAGCCCCAAGCCTGATCCGCCCAGACCGCCCCGGTGATGATCCCCACGGTGAGCCAGAAAAATCCGAAGAGGATGACTTTATACATGAGGTTGTCCAGGACCTCCTTTCCGGGCACATAGCGCCAGAGGGAATCCTCTCCGGGGTTCTTGGGGCGCAGGAGGTAGAGCCATCCCAGGCCGAAGGCCACGGCAAAGGCCCCGTAGCCCAGAAAACAGGTGATCACGTGGGCGGTAAGCCAGTTGCTCTGAAGGGCCGGGACCAGGGGCTCGATCTCACTGTTGGTGGCAAAGGAGGCGTAGGCCATGATCAGGGCCGCGATGGGCGCCACGAAGGCCCCTAGGATGCGCCCGCCGAATTTGAGCTCCAGAAAGAGATAGACGGCCATGGTGGCCCAGGCAAAGAAGATGAGAGATTCATAAAGGTTGGAAAGGGGGATATGCCCATAGCCCAACTGGTGCGACTCCCACCAGCGAAGGCCCCACCCGGCGGTGTTGAGAAGGAGCCCGGCCCAGGCTACGGCCGAGGCCACCCGTCCCATACCCTCCCAGCGGAAGATCCAGTAGAGGAGATAGCCCACCCCAGCCCCCAGATAGATGAAAGTGACCAGGCTTAGAAGGAAGGCGTGAGAGATAGCGGGGGAGTGCCCCTTAAAGGCTAGAAACCCGTAAAGAAGAAGGGCCAAACCCAAACCTCCGAGAATTTCTTTGAGCCTCATCCTGGCCTCCTTTCAAATTTGGGAGCATTCTAACACGGAAAACGGAGCCCAGAAACCTTGCCGAAGGACCGAAGATGGGTAAACTTACGGGCCATGGAAAGGAAGGTCCTCTGGGCTCCCTGGCGGGCGGAGTACGTGGGAGGAAAGAAGGAGCCGGGATGTATCTTTTGTCCCCCACCGGGAGCCCTCCCCGACGAAGAGCGCCTCATCCTTTACCGGGACGAAAAGGTCCTGGTCCTCATGAACAAGTTTCCTTACAATACCGGCCATCTTCTGGTTTCTCCGGCCCGGCATGTGCCGGATCTTACGGATCTCTCCCGACAGGAGTTGGCCGATCTTATGGAAATGGCCCAGCACTGTCTGCGCATCCTGCGCGAGGTTTTGAAGCCCGATGGTTTCAACGTGGGGTTTAATCTGGGGCGGGTGGCTGGGGCCGGCTATCCGGATCATCTCCACCTCCAGATCGTCCCCCGCTGGGAAGGGGACGCCAACTTCATGGCCGTGCTC
This portion of the Thermosulfurimonas marina genome encodes:
- a CDS encoding DUF294 nucleotidyltransferase-like domain-containing protein, translated to MEELLERQLERLSENLGPQVLRAARASPHFPYLAKLLTFSPYAARLLTTRSEILAPFLRPEPLRILGARELSQEARLALSQARGLREAARGLLPLKQREILKILARDLAGESFELTARRVTRLAEALVSSALRTLARWKGLSPEDLVVLAFGKFGGRELNYASDLDLAYFFLPGVDKLRAIQVFETLTRLLDTLFEGDRLWKVDLRLRPGGKEGELAVSLRYARDYYLYASHPFERLALIRARPVAGNLAAGYALLAALRPVIYPRYLDFAFLEHLRDLKERIQREARRRGAEEDLKVGRGGIREVEFLVQGLQAIYGGKHPELRSRRVLAALARLRRRGILKEEEARRLREAYLFLRTVEHRLQTRHFQQTFRLPKEPLARLLLAQSLGFEDEKSFLEHLSRIREEVSRAFGAFLAPTCPRERSEVVELLVKAVYENGPLAQAAACAEIPEHLLDELRRKLSSRGPLLTRKAQILRRLLPLLFEAVLAEEDRGRALSRFLTFFDRLGGRLSLLSALEKAPEGLPRLLRLLSRSEYLWYLTEGEPRAVEALFEPEAPQKPEALASMLQGLPLDEALGTLRILKNETCFRTAAGCLEGLLTVEKATEELTRLAKVFARLTLEIVLREVREKHGPPPGPFAVLALGKLGAREMGFRSDLDLLFVYEGPPEAGYYWSRVAQRYLSYLTLKTPEGEGYPVDARLRPEGRKGPLVSSLSGLLTYYREEARLWERAAAVRLRPLAGDRDLGRRTNLAVRKELARKGLSEAEARELYEMRLYMERERAREDERSFSPKLGYGALADLEFLAMAAALRRLSQTPEFTETRTPKLLGLLPEGPALREHYAFLRAVEQYLILLFDPREEDPLYPREALSGLVPYLGPEVRERYEKITRENREFLRKYLLGDSGGVPA
- a CDS encoding HIT family protein, with the protein product MERKVLWAPWRAEYVGGKKEPGCIFCPPPGALPDEERLILYRDEKVLVLMNKFPYNTGHLLVSPARHVPDLTDLSRQELADLMEMAQHCLRILREVLKPDGFNVGFNLGRVAGAGYPDHLHLQIVPRWEGDANFMAVLADIRVIPEHLVATYRKLYPYFERLRGAG
- the ccsB gene encoding c-type cytochrome biogenesis protein CcsB, with the protein product MSHAFLLSLVTFIYLGAGVGYLLYWIFRWEGMGRVASAVAWAGLLLNTAGWGLRWWESHQLGYGHIPLSNLYESLIFFAWATMAVYLFLELKFGGRILGAFVAPIAALIMAYASFATNSEIEPLVPALQSNWLTAHVITCFLGYGAFAVAFGLGWLYLLRPKNPGEDSLWRYVPGKEVLDNLMYKVILFGFFWLTVGIITGAVWADQAWGSYWSWDPKETWSLITWFIYAAAIHARLTRSWTGKRMAGLAIIGFAAVLFTYFGVNFWLSGLHSYASSS